A region from the Dehalococcoides mccartyi CG5 genome encodes:
- the recO gene encoding DNA repair protein RecO — protein sequence MTKPHDFKTKAIIVRKTKCGEADRILSLLTPDLGLIQGFAKSVRKTKSKLSGHLELLCYSEVSLARGKAIDTITGSQTIQSFLNIRNSLQLSAMAFYACELAYHFSPEEAANPAMFQLLLSTLEELDNGSQPELCLKYFEINLLASSGYKPELRECANCHKKLQATINYYSPESGGVICPNCRNTQIGMPVSVNTVKVLRYIQENSFSSICRLKINREILSELELAIRANIRFVLEKEPKALLWLDSLRLADL from the coding sequence ATGACCAAACCCCATGACTTTAAGACCAAAGCCATAATAGTCCGTAAAACAAAATGCGGTGAAGCTGACCGTATTTTAAGCTTGCTTACTCCGGATCTGGGGTTGATACAGGGCTTTGCCAAGAGCGTCAGAAAGACCAAGAGCAAACTTTCAGGCCATCTGGAGCTTTTATGCTACTCAGAGGTATCGCTTGCCAGAGGCAAAGCTATAGATACGATAACCGGCAGCCAGACTATCCAGAGTTTTCTTAATATCCGCAACAGCCTTCAACTATCCGCCATGGCTTTTTATGCCTGTGAGCTGGCTTACCATTTCTCGCCGGAGGAAGCTGCCAACCCTGCCATGTTTCAGCTCTTGCTCTCCACTCTGGAGGAACTGGATAATGGCTCTCAGCCTGAATTGTGTTTAAAATATTTTGAAATAAACCTTCTGGCAAGTAGTGGCTACAAACCGGAACTCCGCGAATGTGCCAATTGCCATAAAAAACTGCAGGCGACCATAAATTACTACAGCCCGGAAAGCGGCGGGGTAATTTGCCCGAACTGCCGAAACACCCAAATCGGTATGCCTGTTTCGGTAAATACGGTGAAAGTATTGCGTTATATACAGGAAAACAGCTTCTCCAGTATCTGCCGCCTGAAGATTAACCGGGAGATATTGTCGGAACTGGAGCTAGCAATACGTGCCAATATCCGCTTTGTGTTGGAAAAAGAGCCCAAAGCCCTTCTCTGGCTGGATAGCCTCCGCTTGGCTGATTTATGA
- a CDS encoding DNA alkylation repair protein: MANIEIQEEYTELITQLKALANADNAAGMSRFGISSANTLGVSGKDIRRLIVQAGHNHPLAMLLWDSGIHEARIMASLVAESRKVSPQEMETWVKDIDSWDICDLCCNNLWYKTPFAYEQALKWTYREEEYVKRAGFVLLTALAVHDKKAPDEKFVLFFPRLLAEASDERNYVKKSVNWALRQIGKRNLSLNKAAITLGEEILAQNTRSARFIATDALRELKSPQIQERLSGSRKKPTDA; the protein is encoded by the coding sequence TTGGCAAATATAGAAATTCAAGAGGAATATACCGAACTGATAACCCAGCTGAAAGCTCTGGCAAATGCAGATAATGCGGCCGGAATGAGCCGCTTCGGCATATCCAGTGCCAATACTCTGGGGGTTAGTGGAAAGGATATCCGCCGCCTTATCGTGCAGGCCGGACATAACCACCCGCTTGCCATGTTACTCTGGGATTCAGGCATACACGAAGCCCGGATAATGGCCAGCTTGGTTGCTGAAAGCCGGAAGGTAAGCCCGCAGGAAATGGAAACTTGGGTAAAAGATATAGATTCGTGGGATATCTGCGACCTATGTTGCAACAATCTCTGGTACAAAACCCCTTTTGCCTACGAACAGGCTTTGAAATGGACCTACCGTGAAGAAGAATATGTAAAACGGGCTGGCTTTGTTTTACTGACAGCTCTGGCAGTTCATGACAAAAAAGCCCCGGACGAAAAATTTGTCTTGTTCTTCCCCCGCCTGCTGGCAGAAGCATCTGACGAGCGCAATTATGTAAAAAAATCTGTTAACTGGGCACTCCGCCAGATAGGAAAACGCAATCTCAGCCTGAATAAAGCGGCCATAACTCTGGGAGAGGAAATACTTGCCCAAAACACCAGAAGTGCCAGATTTATAGCCACTGATGCCTTGCGTGAATTGAAAAGCCCCCAGATTCAGGAACGTTTGTCCGGCAGCAGGAAAAAACCGACTGATGCCTGA
- the corA gene encoding magnesium/cobalt transporter CorA codes for MTRQSKKYSQKAGMLPGSVVFIGEGKTEKASLSLHSYTPDSYQPLPVKTMADCITQIKQSKGIVWIKVNGLQDTAMVEELGKCFSLHPLTIEDVVNTEQRPKLEDYGNYFFAVIKALYWDSELKKTRSEHISLVLGNNYLISFQEHQSDILNPIQERLKSDNGRLRKLGSDYLLYSILDMVVDGYFSLLEGFGDYLDEIEEQLLSTPSSQTLKQISGAKKEMLFIRKSIWPVRETIASIERTENPLIDKNSHVYFRDIYDHLIQLIDTGETYRDMLSNMIDIYLSSLSNRMNEVMKVLTIFASIFIPLTFIVGIYGMNFDIPELRLSWGYPGILIFMLAIVLLLLSFFKRKKWL; via the coding sequence ATGACCAGACAATCTAAAAAGTATTCCCAGAAAGCGGGCATGCTGCCCGGTTCGGTAGTATTTATAGGCGAAGGGAAAACAGAAAAGGCCAGCCTCAGCCTGCACTCCTACACTCCGGATTCATATCAACCTCTGCCCGTAAAAACCATGGCTGATTGTATTACTCAGATTAAACAGTCCAAAGGCATAGTCTGGATAAAGGTAAACGGGCTTCAGGATACCGCCATGGTGGAGGAACTGGGCAAATGCTTTAGCCTCCACCCCCTTACCATTGAAGATGTAGTCAATACCGAACAACGCCCCAAACTGGAAGACTACGGCAATTACTTCTTTGCCGTTATCAAAGCCTTATACTGGGACTCCGAACTTAAAAAAACCCGTTCCGAGCACATCAGCCTGGTGCTGGGTAATAACTATCTGATTAGTTTTCAGGAACATCAGAGTGATATTTTAAACCCCATTCAGGAGCGTTTGAAATCTGACAACGGGCGGCTTCGCAAACTTGGATCTGACTATCTGCTCTACTCCATACTGGACATGGTAGTAGACGGATATTTCAGCTTGCTGGAGGGATTCGGAGACTATCTGGACGAAATAGAAGAACAGCTTTTGTCCACCCCGTCTTCCCAAACCCTCAAACAGATTTCAGGTGCAAAAAAGGAAATGCTCTTTATCCGCAAATCTATCTGGCCGGTCAGAGAGACCATTGCATCCATCGAACGCACAGAAAACCCTCTGATAGATAAAAACAGCCATGTATATTTCCGGGATATTTATGACCACCTTATCCAGCTGATAGATACCGGTGAAACCTATCGGGATATGCTTTCCAACATGATAGATATTTATCTCTCCAGCCTTTCCAACCGCATGAATGAAGTCATGAAGGTTTTAACCATTTTCGCCTCTATCTTTATCCCCCTGACCTTCATTGTAGGCATATACGGCATGAATTTTGATATTCCGGAACTCCGTCTCAGCTGGGGATATCCCGGCATACTCATTTTCATGCTGGCCATAGTTTTGCTGCTGTTATCTTTTTTTAAGAGAAAGAAATGGCTTTAA
- the recR gene encoding recombination mediator RecR, with protein MKDTSLPSTAGVVNKLIDSLGKLPGIGPKSAQRLAFYLMRAPEDQVISLSDTIRNIKNQISQCRICCNVADSELCPICQNTKRETNKICVVEQPQDILALEHVGVYRGYYHVLHGAISPTEGITSQNIRINELMVRLDNGQVEEIILATNPTTEGEATAMYLSRLITPLGIKVTRLARGLPFGTELEYADDVTLSRAMEGRQNF; from the coding sequence TTGAAGGACACTTCTTTACCGTCTACGGCCGGTGTGGTAAACAAGCTGATAGATTCACTGGGCAAACTGCCGGGTATAGGCCCGAAAAGCGCCCAGCGTCTGGCATTTTACCTTATGCGGGCACCTGAAGATCAGGTTATTTCCCTCTCAGACACTATCCGCAATATAAAAAACCAGATAAGCCAGTGCCGCATTTGCTGTAACGTGGCTGATAGTGAGCTTTGCCCCATTTGCCAGAATACCAAACGCGAAACAAATAAGATTTGCGTGGTTGAACAGCCTCAGGATATTCTGGCTCTTGAACATGTAGGTGTCTACCGCGGATACTACCATGTACTGCATGGAGCTATTTCCCCCACCGAAGGGATAACCTCCCAGAACATACGTATAAACGAGCTTATGGTTCGGCTGGATAATGGTCAGGTAGAAGAGATTATTCTGGCTACCAATCCCACTACCGAAGGTGAAGCCACCGCCATGTACCTTTCGCGGCTGATAACCCCACTGGGTATAAAAGTGACCAGACTGGCACGGGGCTTACCCTTCGGGACAGAACTGGAATATGCTGACGATGTAACTTTAAGCCGAGCCATGGAGGGACGCCAGAACTTTTAG
- a CDS encoding YbaB/EbfC family nucleoid-associated protein, giving the protein MNMIKQAMELKSKLDKAQKELAKIVVETESAKGAIKIKMNGQQKVLSLSISSEIINPAKPKDLENALTKAFNDAYEETKKEGSKQMQGLIGDVKIPGLM; this is encoded by the coding sequence ATGAACATGATTAAGCAAGCCATGGAGCTTAAGTCTAAGCTGGATAAAGCTCAGAAGGAACTGGCAAAAATAGTGGTGGAGACTGAAAGCGCCAAGGGTGCTATCAAGATAAAGATGAACGGCCAGCAAAAAGTGCTGTCCCTCAGTATTTCATCTGAAATTATCAATCCGGCCAAACCCAAGGATCTGGAAAATGCCCTTACCAAAGCTTTCAATGATGCTTACGAAGAGACCAAAAAAGAAGGCTCCAAGCAGATGCAGGGACTTATAGGAGATGTCAAAATTCCGGGTCTTATGTAA
- the dnaX gene encoding DNA polymerase III subunit gamma/tau: MADMTCQVFYRKWRPQTLADLVGQEHVAHTLKNALSSGRIAQAYLFCGPRGTGKTSTGRILAKAVNCTTNQGKGEPCNTCPMCLSITEGSSMDIIEIDAASNTGVDDIRELKEKVQYSPSLANYKVYIIDEVHMLSNSASNALLKTLEEPPPRVIFILATTEIHKVLPTIMSRCQRFDFHRVSLVDMTRKLGKISLAEGINVEPEALKLIARSAGGSFRDGENLLQQIATTYGAEISLSQVQAALGISGDERIKALAENILKKDIKNGLKTLNAVLADGLDLKQFRRELLDYLRQIMLVNSGAESSLELTADEKKALQKVSGITNLENITKAIKAFSQLDFSSDTASSLSFELALIDASLDENTVPLPNKPKDEIPAVKADKPAPLEAPKTAASNNIPTKEPKTETLTKPNTSAETAATPKPHTKESAPKLTRAAIPIEEKPKYTAPAPPKEEEKVLIGAGDIIEQLKVSWKSILDQAPDNLKRSAAVAILRSAGVRPVSMDKNIVTLSFKYKYHKDKIEELENRKVTAELISNFVGKTCTLVCISEAETNHLVKQAQKLGAQIISVEEK; this comes from the coding sequence ATGGCAGATATGACCTGTCAGGTATTTTACCGCAAATGGCGTCCCCAAACTCTGGCTGACCTTGTCGGCCAGGAACACGTTGCCCACACTCTGAAAAACGCCCTTTCAAGCGGGCGTATTGCTCAGGCGTACCTTTTTTGCGGCCCCAGAGGTACAGGCAAGACCAGTACCGGACGTATTTTAGCCAAGGCAGTAAACTGCACCACCAATCAGGGCAAGGGTGAACCCTGCAATACCTGCCCCATGTGCCTTTCCATAACCGAGGGCAGTTCCATGGATATAATAGAAATAGACGCCGCCTCCAATACCGGAGTAGACGATATCCGCGAACTAAAAGAAAAGGTTCAGTATTCCCCGTCACTGGCAAATTACAAAGTTTATATCATAGATGAAGTCCATATGCTTTCCAACAGTGCCTCAAACGCACTCCTGAAAACGCTTGAAGAACCACCGCCAAGGGTTATATTTATACTTGCCACTACTGAAATCCACAAGGTTTTGCCCACCATCATGTCCCGCTGCCAGCGGTTTGATTTTCACCGGGTATCTCTGGTGGATATGACCCGCAAGCTGGGCAAGATAAGTCTGGCAGAGGGTATAAATGTTGAGCCGGAGGCCTTGAAACTGATAGCCCGTTCGGCTGGAGGCAGTTTCCGTGACGGTGAAAACCTGCTCCAGCAGATAGCCACCACTTACGGAGCAGAAATAAGCCTGTCCCAGGTACAGGCGGCTCTGGGTATCAGCGGAGATGAACGCATAAAAGCTCTGGCAGAAAATATACTTAAAAAAGACATTAAAAACGGGCTTAAAACCCTTAACGCTGTATTGGCAGACGGGCTTGATTTAAAACAGTTCCGCCGTGAACTGCTGGATTACCTCCGCCAGATTATGCTGGTAAACAGCGGAGCGGAAAGCAGTCTGGAACTGACCGCTGATGAGAAAAAAGCCCTGCAAAAAGTCTCCGGTATAACCAATCTGGAGAATATTACCAAAGCTATAAAGGCCTTCAGCCAGCTGGATTTTTCATCTGATACGGCTTCCAGCCTGAGCTTTGAGCTGGCACTGATAGACGCTTCTCTGGATGAAAATACCGTACCGCTTCCAAATAAACCCAAAGACGAAATACCGGCTGTTAAAGCTGATAAACCTGCTCCGTTAGAAGCACCCAAGACAGCAGCATCTAATAATATACCCACCAAAGAACCCAAAACGGAAACCTTAACTAAACCGAATACATCTGCAGAAACCGCAGCTACTCCCAAGCCTCACACTAAGGAATCTGCACCCAAACTTACCAGAGCGGCTATTCCGATTGAGGAAAAACCCAAATACACCGCCCCTGCCCCGCCCAAAGAGGAAGAAAAAGTGCTTATTGGAGCTGGGGATATAATAGAACAGCTTAAAGTCAGCTGGAAAAGCATACTGGATCAGGCACCGGACAATCTAAAACGGTCAGCGGCAGTGGCCATACTCCGCAGTGCCGGTGTCCGCCCGGTTTCTATGGATAAAAATATAGTCACCCTGTCCTTTAAATACAAGTACCACAAGGACAAGATTGAAGAACTGGAAAACCGTAAGGTGACTGCAGAACTTATTTCAAATTTTGTAGGCAAGACATGCACCCTGGTATGCATATCTGAAGCCGAAACCAACCATTTGGTAAAACAAGCTCAGAAACTGGGCGCCCAGATTATATCAGTGGAGGAAAAGTAA
- a CDS encoding transcriptional regulator: protein MQAEDYRRLHPARPARPASPRRPLMLRLGEYMVNTGNRIIDYITTQPIPDTEDRSPVYRNKTVKTQTLL from the coding sequence GTGCAGGCAGAAGATTACCGCCGTCTGCACCCTGCCCGCCCTGCCCGCCCTGCGAGCCCCAGACGCCCCTTAATGCTGCGGCTGGGTGAATACATGGTAAATACCGGCAACCGCATTATCGACTATATTACTACCCAACCCATTCCTGATACCGAAGACAGATCGCCTGTTTATAGAAATAAGACTGTTAAAACTCAAACCCTTTTATAA